Proteins encoded within one genomic window of Erinaceus europaeus chromosome 13, mEriEur2.1, whole genome shotgun sequence:
- the MATN1 gene encoding cartilage matrix protein — MRTTPGTSHMLGSLLLLLLQGPHALGFTPQPRGHLCRTRPTDLVFVVDSSRSVRPAEFEKVKVFLSQVIESLDVGPNATRVGLVNYASAVKQEFPLRAHGSKAALLQAVRRIQPLSTGTMTGLAIKFAITKALSDPEGGRTRSPHISKVVIVVTDGRPQDSVLDVSARARASGVELFAIGVGRVDKATLRQIASEPQDEHVDYVESYSVIEKLAKKFQEAFCMVSDLCATGDHDCEQVCISSPGSYTCACQEGFTLNSDGKTCNVCSGGGGSSATDLVFLIDGSKSVRPENFELVKKFINQIVDTLDISDKLAQVGLVQYSSSVRQEFPLGRFRTKKDIKAAVQGMSYMEKGTMTGAALKYLIDNSFTVSSGARPGAQKVGIVFTDGRSQDYINDAAKKAKDLGFKMFAVGVGNAVEDELREIASEPVTEHYFYTADFRTINQIGKKLQKKICVEEDPCDCESIVNFQAKVDGLLQALTRKHILSEAAGAGCVKHCRYRLLGASWIVSTGTNFWSEYSFLQSCHHSPKWTLCESKLTLHLAHNHNY; from the exons ATGAGGACCACCCCTGGCACCAGCCACATGCTCGGCAgcctgctgttgctgctgctccaGGGGCCCCATGCCCTTGGCTTCACCCCTCAACCCAGAG GACACCTCTGCCGGACCCGGCCCACGGACCTGGTGTTTGTGGTGGACAGCTCACGCAGCGTGCGGCCTGCAGAGTTTGAGAAGGTGAAGGTGTTCCTGTCCCAGGTCATCGAGTCTCTAGACGTGGGTCCCAACGCCACCCGAGTGGGCTTGGTCAACTACGCGAGCGCAGTAAAGCAGGAGTTCCCGCTGCGCGCACACGGCTCCAAGGCCGCGCTGCTGCAGGCCGTGCGCCGCATCCAGCCGCTGTCCACGGGCACCATGACCGGACTAGCCATCAAATTCGCCATCACCAAGGCCCTCAGCGACCCCGAGGGAGGCCGCACCAGGTCCCCCCACATTAGTAAG GTGGTCATCGTGGTGACGGACGGGAGGCCCCAGGACAGCGTGCTGGACGTGTCTGCCCGAGCCCGGGCCAGCGGAGTCGAGCTGTTCGCCATCGGCGTGGGCCGTGTGGACAAGGCCACCCTGAGACAGATCGCTAGCGAGCCGCAGGACGAGCATGTCGACTACGTGGAGAGCTACAGTGTCATCGAGAAGTTGGCCAAGAAGTTCCAGGAGGCCTTCTGCA TGGTGTCCGACCTCTGTGCCACAGGAGACCATGACTGTGAGCAGGTGTGCATCAGCTCCCCAGGCTCCTACACCTGCGCTTGCCAAGAGGGCTTCACCCTGAACAGTGATGGCAAAACCTGCAATG TCTGCAGTGGTGGGGGTGGCAGTTCGGCCACTGACTTGGTCTTCCTTATTGATGGATCTAAGAGTGTGCGACCTGAGAATTTTGAGCTGGTGAAGAAGTTCATCAACCAGATTGTGGATACACTAGATATATCAGACAAACTGGCCCAGGTGGGGCTGGTGCAGTACTCCAGTTCTGTGCGCCAGGAGTTCCCATTAGGCCGCTTTCGCACCAAGAAAGACATCAAGGCAGCCGTGCAGGGCATGTCCTACATGGAGAAGGGCACCATGACTGGGGCTGCCCTCAAATACCTCATCGACAACTCCTTCACCGTGTCCAGTGGGGCTAGGCCTGGTGCCCAGAAGGTGGGCATTGTCTTCACTGATGGCCGGAGCCAGGACTACATCAATGATGCTGCCAAGAAGGCCAAGGACCTAG GCTTTAAGATGTTTGCTGTGGGCGTGGGCAATGCTGTGGAGGATGAGTTGAGAGAGATCGCCTCAGAGCCCGTGACCGAGCACTACTTCTACACGGCTGACTTCAGGACTATCAACCAGATTGGCAAGAAGTTGCAGAAGAAGATCTGTGTGG agGAAGACCCGTGTGACTGTGAGTCCATTGTGAATTTCCAGGCCAAGGTGGATGGGCTGCTGCAGGCCCTGACCAGGAAACATATCCTTTCTGAGGCAGCAGGGGCAGGCTGt